The Candidatus Zixiibacteriota bacterium genomic interval ACATTGCGCTCATCACGCCACTTCGCGACGGCATGAACCTAGTGGCCAAGGAGTATTGCGCGAGCAACATTCACAACAACGGCGTTTTGATCCTGTCTGAATTTGCCGGGGCGGCGCCGCAACTGTTCAGGGGCGCCATCATGGTGAATCCGTTTGATCTGGAAGGCACGGCCGACGCCATCTATGCGGCATTTCTCATGCCGAAAGAGGAGCGTGAACGTCGTATGCGTGTACTTCGATCCGAGGTGAAACGCCACGACGTGCATCACTGGGTTGAATGGTTTCTGGGAAGCAGGTCATCCCCCCGGCAGATGCAGGATGCGGTTCCGGCTCATCCGGCCGAGTCGGCGTAGTCAATCCGCGTTCGGTTTTGTTAAATCGGCGGTGATTTCGTCGGCCAGCGCGTCAGCAATCAGCTGGTGTCCCCGCGCAACCGGGTGGCAATGGTCTACGAAGAGCGTCTCCCCTCCTCCTCTTGAGAACAATGCCGGCAAGTCTATTCGCGTGACCTGCTTCTCGTCGGCTACCAGTCGGATCCATTTGGTGTACTCCCGTTTGATTCTCAGCGAGAAGTAGTCAGCCTGCAGCGCGGAATCGAGCCAGGCGTACGCCAACAATGAGTCAGTAATGACGGTTGCCAGCGAATCCGGTCCCAGCGACAGCGTGACGATTCCCGTGTTAAACAATATTGGAGAGCCGGCCGCCAGAATATCGACCGCGGCGTTGCCGCCAAATTCTTCCATGTAGATAGTGCGGGCGCGCTTGAGACAAACCAGCGCCGAGTCAAACGCCCCCTGCGTCCAGAACTGCACACCGAGATTATTCCAACCGACCGCATCTGAGGAATCGCGATCCGGCGACAGGTCGAGGAGGACCTCGAGACTGCCGCGTTCGCGCGTGTCGACGGCTGCCGAGGAATATACCGCGCGGGTGATGCGATCGGCGTCTCCGTACAGAAGCTGAAAGCGGGCCGGGCTGAGGCAATACTGTACGTCACGCTGGAGGATTTCTCTCATTCGTGCGGGCAACAACACCTCGCCCGATTTATCCGTTACGTGTCTGAAGATTTTGAATTGAAGTCCCGCGGGCCACAGGAGCGGAACGGGTGGTTCGCAGATGTACAGCCGAGCCCGCAGTGTTTCGCAGAGGTCGGCGATAGCGCGGAGGTTGTGTGCATATCGTTCAGGGGGTACCCGCACTACGAGGGAATTACCGGGCTGGTCCTCCGTTCGCGTGGGCGCAAGGAGCGCTCGCAGCACCCGATACATGGCGAGGTGCGACAGCGCGCGACGGAGACCAACCAGGCGCTGCGCCTCGAGCAACTGTTGATCGCCGTACGGGCCCGATACTGACGCGTCGTTGTTTCCGCAGTACAGGACAACGGCATCGGGCTGCAACTTCCTGCCGTGGATCTCCAGAAAGCGGCGGACTTGTTCCGACGTATAGCCGGAGACGGCAGCGTTGATGAGTTGCACCTCCCGGCCGGTCCGCTGCACCAGTTCCTGCTCGAGTAGCGTGGCGAACGTTTGCCGGTACGACGGCAAACCGAGTCCGACAGGTGACGAATCGCCGAGGACAACGACACGAACTGCGCCCGGAGCTTTCGGGCGCAGTTCGTCACCGATGAGATGATCATTGTTGGTGCGGATGAGCGGGTTGTCCAGACCGGCACGAAAACGCCAGAGGAGATCAGGGTCCGGTTCATGCCAGTCGAACAGCTCTGAAAAGAACGTGGCCTGCCAGCCGTGTGGGGCTTCGCGGCCCGGCGCCCCGCCGAGCGCCAGTTCGAACAGCCGGGCGCCGCCCTCGAGCAGGGCAAGCCCTGCCACGAGAGCACACAACGAGAATAGCGCTTTCCGGATCATATCTCGGCGTCCGTGTTCCGCAAAAGCCTGCTTCGGTCAGCGATACGGGCGGGCGTTACCTTATGGAGTCACGCCGCCCGGAACCCCCGGCATTTCCTGCTTAACCAGATTAGCGGGAATCTCGAACCGGGTCGAGTCCAGCGATTCGGAACGGATCGAGGTTACCTCGGAGTCCATCGCGAGAATCCTGAAGTGTCCAATCGGAGCGGGCAAACCGGTCGCCATGGCATACATCCGTGCGAGACCCACGACAACCGAGACCATATCCTGCCGGGCAAGGCTGTCGGCGGTCGGGGCGGTCGGATCGACGGCCGTTGACGCTTCGAGGACGAGCGAAGTCTGGATCGGCACACCATCGAGCTGATTCAGCTCGTCCGACAGATCGGTGAACGCGTGCCCCAGTTGTCCGACAAACGACATGAGGATGTTCACGAGCCAGTTGGGGTCGACACCAAGCGCATCGACGACCGCCCGCGTTTCCCTGACGATGAACTCCGCCTGCGGGAAGTCCGACGAGTACCAGATATCCGCCCTCAGGAGTACCGAGTCGGTAGCGAGCTGATCGCTGATTCCGGTAATGATCATTTCCATCCTCTGACAGGGAAAGCCGTTGATCGTTTTTTGCTCGACGCTGTCGTTGACGGTCAACTCCCAGTGCGAGTTGTCGAACAGCTTTATGCCGGGGGTTGCGCCTGCCGACGTATCGAGTTCGGCAAACTGCTGACGCATCCGTTCAAAATTGCCGCGAATCA includes:
- a CDS encoding GDSL-type esterase/lipase family protein, with amino-acid sequence MIRKALFSLCALVAGLALLEGGARLFELALGGAPGREAPHGWQATFFSELFDWHEPDPDLLWRFRAGLDNPLIRTNNDHLIGDELRPKAPGAVRVVVLGDSSPVGLGLPSYRQTFATLLEQELVQRTGREVQLINAAVSGYTSEQVRRFLEIHGRKLQPDAVVLYCGNNDASVSGPYGDQQLLEAQRLVGLRRALSHLAMYRVLRALLAPTRTEDQPGNSLVVRVPPERYAHNLRAIADLCETLRARLYICEPPVPLLWPAGLQFKIFRHVTDKSGEVLLPARMREILQRDVQYCLSPARFQLLYGDADRITRAVYSSAAVDTRERGSLEVLLDLSPDRDSSDAVGWNNLGVQFWTQGAFDSALVCLKRARTIYMEEFGGNAAVDILAAGSPILFNTGIVTLSLGPDSLATVITDSLLAYAWLDSALQADYFSLRIKREYTKWIRLVADEKQVTRIDLPALFSRGGGETLFVDHCHPVARGHQLIADALADEITADLTKPNAD